Proteins from a genomic interval of Sphingobacterium lactis:
- a CDS encoding RagB/SusD family nutrient uptake outer membrane protein: MKKNFNKIYILLALGLTLAGQSCTKFDDKMYSAYTEETFPKTPEQFVAVTGPVYTSARGFFDNYFSLQTGGADEVVVPTRGGDWFDGGKWRDMHFHTWSANHEVVAGTWDWGFNAIGTCNRVLSILEKAPENDTKAQTIAEIKTMRAWYYSLLLDTYGNIPLVTTFDTGTELPKTAPRAQVYEYVVKELEENLAALSEDKSTATYGRPTKWFAHALLAKIYLNAQVYANTPQWNKVVEHTNAVIASNKYALDANFLNQFRPENGAGDIEPIFSIPYDANRATGNTLFNRVLHYSHRITYELSVNPWNGWSTQPAYFDLFEDDDLRKEQWLYGQQYDNAGNPLKYNNIDVVIDPYGYNLLPGSDFDIGGADDGGRLAGARCVKYFPDKNQLNNQAGNDVVVMRLADVLLMKAEAILRGATNGTRAEALTAANMVRGRAFPTAPNRLFTAANLTLDAIYKERALEFTFEVTRRTDMIRFGKWEDAQLFKAANAGETYKRLFPIPAKARANNSNLDQNPGYPN; the protein is encoded by the coding sequence ATGAAAAAGAATTTCAATAAAATCTATATACTCTTAGCCTTGGGGCTAACCCTGGCGGGGCAGTCTTGTACGAAGTTTGACGACAAGATGTACTCAGCCTATACGGAAGAGACGTTTCCCAAGACACCGGAACAATTTGTTGCGGTTACAGGTCCGGTATACACATCGGCACGTGGTTTCTTCGATAATTATTTCAGTCTGCAGACGGGTGGTGCGGATGAGGTAGTCGTACCTACGCGCGGTGGTGACTGGTTTGATGGTGGTAAGTGGCGTGATATGCACTTCCATACCTGGTCGGCGAACCATGAGGTCGTTGCCGGTACATGGGATTGGGGATTCAATGCCATCGGTACCTGTAACCGTGTGCTGAGCATCTTGGAAAAGGCGCCAGAAAATGACACAAAAGCACAGACCATCGCTGAAATCAAAACCATGCGTGCATGGTACTATTCCCTATTGTTGGATACGTATGGAAATATTCCATTGGTAACCACCTTCGATACGGGTACGGAATTGCCGAAAACGGCTCCACGTGCACAGGTGTATGAATATGTGGTGAAAGAATTGGAAGAGAACCTGGCCGCATTGAGCGAAGATAAATCGACAGCAACCTATGGTCGTCCGACAAAATGGTTTGCCCATGCGCTGTTGGCAAAGATTTACCTGAATGCCCAAGTGTATGCCAATACGCCGCAATGGAATAAGGTAGTTGAGCATACCAATGCCGTGATCGCTTCGAATAAATATGCGCTGGATGCGAACTTCCTAAACCAGTTTCGCCCGGAGAACGGCGCGGGAGATATTGAACCGATCTTCTCTATTCCTTATGACGCCAATCGTGCGACCGGTAATACCTTATTCAACCGTGTATTGCATTACTCACACCGGATAACTTATGAACTCAGTGTGAACCCTTGGAATGGATGGAGTACACAGCCTGCGTATTTCGATCTGTTCGAAGATGATGACCTTCGCAAGGAGCAGTGGTTGTACGGTCAGCAATATGACAATGCCGGCAATCCATTGAAGTATAACAACATTGATGTAGTTATTGACCCATACGGTTACAACCTGTTGCCGGGTTCTGACTTTGATATCGGTGGTGCCGATGATGGTGGTCGTTTGGCGGGAGCGCGATGCGTGAAATATTTTCCGGACAAGAACCAGCTGAACAATCAGGCTGGAAACGATGTGGTTGTCATGCGCCTTGCTGATGTGCTGTTGATGAAAGCGGAAGCTATTCTTCGCGGTGCGACCAACGGAACGCGCGCTGAAGCGCTGACTGCGGCCAATATGGTGCGCGGAAGAGCATTCCCTACGGCTCCGAACCGTTTGTTTACGGCTGCTAACCTGACGTTGGATGCCATTTACAAAGAGCGTGCGCTGGAATTTACCTTTGAGGTGACACGTCGTACGGATATGATCCGTTTCGGCAAGTGGGAAGATGCACAGTTGTTCAAGGCTGCGAATGCTGGTGAGACCTATAAACGTCTATTCCCGATTCCTGCCAAAGCACGTGCAAACAACAGCAATTTGGATCAAAATCCTGGTTACCCTAATTAA
- a CDS encoding SusF/SusE family outer membrane protein, which produces MKLKFKHIMLLMLSVGILGFQACKKVEHGIDDQIVSINEGTASSVQVGKPLSVGFLSNNVTNFTFSIVKAEGGDALFTQEMTFPGDSTIIEREFDLQSDASWVGEALLKITYQAGGQTVEKTKPITFLESNPVMYIVGGSIGAGWEPTLAVPMQLYDAESKVKFQTFQYITVDGSGFKFLPTNINWEDGYGKGATAGSLLQSNDAGNVEVAADGFYRVRMDAEKLTYELLKTTWGIIGSATAGDWNTDTPMTFAGGKGTYTWKITTALIPGELKFRANNDWGINFGGTLDNLVHDGPNLKIDAAGTYDIELNLLPTGYTAKITKK; this is translated from the coding sequence ATGAAATTAAAATTTAAACATATCATGCTCCTGATGCTATCTGTAGGCATCCTTGGTTTTCAGGCCTGCAAGAAGGTGGAGCATGGCATCGATGATCAAATCGTTTCGATCAACGAAGGAACGGCAAGCTCCGTTCAGGTTGGTAAACCACTATCGGTGGGTTTCCTAAGCAACAATGTCACCAACTTTACCTTCAGTATTGTGAAGGCAGAAGGTGGCGATGCTTTATTTACTCAAGAGATGACCTTTCCCGGTGACTCAACAATCATCGAACGCGAGTTCGATCTGCAGTCGGATGCATCGTGGGTAGGGGAGGCGCTATTGAAAATCACCTACCAAGCCGGTGGACAGACCGTGGAAAAAACAAAACCGATCACATTCTTGGAAAGTAACCCCGTGATGTACATTGTGGGCGGATCTATCGGTGCAGGTTGGGAACCGACCTTGGCTGTGCCTATGCAGCTATACGATGCAGAGAGCAAGGTGAAATTCCAAACGTTCCAGTACATTACTGTCGATGGCAGTGGTTTCAAATTCCTGCCAACGAACATTAATTGGGAAGATGGTTATGGCAAGGGTGCAACGGCAGGAAGTCTATTGCAGAGCAATGATGCGGGCAATGTGGAAGTGGCAGCGGATGGATTCTACCGTGTTCGGATGGATGCCGAGAAATTAACCTATGAGCTTCTGAAGACAACTTGGGGTATCATTGGAAGTGCTACCGCAGGAGACTGGAATACCGATACACCAATGACTTTTGCCGGTGGTAAAGGAACCTACACCTGGAAGATTACAACAGCGTTGATTCCTGGGGAACTTAAATTCCGGGCGAACAACGATTGGGGAATCAACTTCGGTGGAACCCTGGATAACCTGGTACATGATGGTCCAAACCTTAAAATCGATGCCGCAGGAACCTATGATATCGAATTAAATCTCTTGCCTACAGGATATACGGCAAAAATCACAAAAAAATAG
- a CDS encoding MFS transporter, translating into MHDLKPSLRLGQIINMNIGFIGVQIGFALQNSNASRILQANGADLEHLPLFWLAAPLTGMLIQPIVGHYSDGTWGRFGRRRPYIFIGAILTALALCLMPNIGGFQLYASALLMGAIIFTFADAAINVAMEPMRAMVGDKLPSGQKNLGFSIQTVLIGVGAVIGSWLPYGLQTLSEQTGWGLAELGGDAVAAAFYVGAVLLLLTLFWSIWTTREYTPKQLHAFHEDQGRPLISVAKRGLIASLWTDFKHMPQIMRDLGWVQFFSWFALFIMWVYMTPALAEHIYRQRPEDYPDAIAAAGNWVGVLFGVYSAVSAVYALFLPAIANRWGRKLTHGLSLFLGGISFLALYFIQDPIFLLIPMLGIGIAWGSILAMPYAMLSDSLTTEKMGTYLGLFNFFITLPQIICGFTAGWIIKYLFDNQPMYAIALAGILMVFASLLMIRFKENK; encoded by the coding sequence ATGCACGACCTAAAGCCTTCCCTTCGTTTGGGGCAGATCATCAACATGAACATCGGTTTTATCGGTGTTCAGATTGGTTTTGCGTTGCAGAACAGCAATGCCTCGCGCATTTTGCAGGCGAACGGTGCGGATCTGGAACATTTGCCTTTATTTTGGCTAGCGGCTCCATTAACGGGCATGTTGATACAACCCATTGTTGGGCATTATAGCGATGGTACTTGGGGACGTTTTGGTCGACGTCGTCCGTATATTTTCATAGGGGCAATACTGACTGCTCTGGCACTTTGCCTGATGCCGAATATAGGCGGTTTTCAACTGTATGCCAGTGCCCTTCTGATGGGTGCCATTATCTTTACCTTTGCGGATGCAGCGATCAATGTGGCTATGGAGCCCATGCGTGCCATGGTTGGGGATAAGCTACCCAGTGGGCAGAAGAACCTGGGCTTTTCCATCCAGACCGTGCTCATAGGGGTTGGCGCGGTCATTGGCTCATGGTTACCTTATGGCTTGCAAACCCTGTCCGAGCAAACAGGTTGGGGTTTGGCAGAGTTGGGTGGCGATGCTGTCGCTGCTGCTTTCTATGTCGGAGCCGTGCTTTTATTGCTTACCCTATTTTGGTCCATTTGGACAACGAGAGAATATACACCTAAGCAGTTGCATGCTTTCCATGAAGACCAGGGTAGGCCGCTGATAAGTGTAGCAAAGCGTGGTTTGATTGCTTCCCTATGGACGGATTTTAAGCATATGCCGCAAATCATGCGCGATTTGGGTTGGGTGCAGTTCTTTTCGTGGTTTGCGCTCTTTATCATGTGGGTGTATATGACCCCTGCTCTGGCGGAACATATCTATAGGCAGCGGCCAGAGGACTATCCCGATGCGATCGCTGCAGCGGGCAATTGGGTTGGTGTGCTATTCGGTGTCTACAGTGCAGTTTCAGCGGTATATGCGCTCTTCCTCCCAGCCATTGCCAATCGTTGGGGCAGGAAATTGACCCATGGCCTATCTCTTTTCCTGGGCGGGATTTCCTTTCTTGCGCTATATTTTATCCAAGACCCGATCTTCCTACTGATTCCCATGCTGGGGATAGGGATAGCATGGGGGAGTATCCTCGCGATGCCCTATGCCATGTTGAGTGATTCCCTCACCACCGAAAAAATGGGAACCTATCTCGGTCTCTTTAATTTCTTTATTACACTGCCCCAGATTATTTGTGGATTTACCGCCGGTTGGATCATTAAGTACCTCTTCGATAACCAACCGATGTATGCTATTGCACTTGCAGGTATATTGATGGTTTTCGCTTCCTTGTTAATGATTCGATTTAAGGAAAATAAATAG
- a CDS encoding TraB/GumN family protein, whose protein sequence is MKKLFLTAIALCMSVALFAQDTFLWKVSGNGLTKDSYVFGTLHMACGQDFKIENKVNEALKTSDRIAFEIDAENPETLKAMQANMGPVPGFFDGLAPEKKKVIDSVLMTRNLNSAMLDKVGPAMLLSILSIQGFECANPTDFKMMELELKKLEGAAGKPVDELETVEFQINMMNEFFKAEDLYNYVLQIDSVKSQTKHLVQAYFGQKPAALEEWLAKTSTMTPEKEAMMLTNRNKEWMTKMPDMMKNNSMFFAVGAAHLMGKNGILQLLKDKGYTLTPILN, encoded by the coding sequence ATGAAAAAACTATTTCTTACTGCTATCGCATTATGCATGTCGGTGGCTCTATTTGCTCAGGACACGTTCTTGTGGAAAGTATCAGGTAACGGATTAACGAAGGATTCGTATGTTTTCGGGACTTTACATATGGCTTGTGGCCAGGATTTCAAGATTGAGAATAAAGTCAACGAAGCCCTGAAAACCAGTGATCGGATTGCATTTGAGATCGATGCGGAAAATCCGGAAACCCTGAAAGCTATGCAGGCCAATATGGGTCCTGTTCCAGGTTTCTTTGATGGTTTGGCACCAGAGAAAAAGAAAGTTATTGACAGCGTGCTGATGACACGTAACCTCAATTCCGCTATGTTGGATAAGGTAGGACCTGCGATGTTACTGTCCATTCTTTCCATTCAGGGTTTTGAATGTGCTAACCCTACGGATTTTAAAATGATGGAATTGGAATTGAAGAAGTTGGAAGGTGCAGCCGGTAAGCCGGTAGATGAGCTGGAAACTGTCGAATTCCAAATCAATATGATGAATGAATTCTTTAAGGCAGAAGACCTTTACAATTACGTGCTACAAATCGACAGCGTAAAATCGCAGACAAAGCACCTGGTTCAAGCATATTTTGGGCAGAAACCTGCCGCTCTGGAAGAGTGGTTGGCAAAAACTTCAACGATGACGCCTGAAAAAGAAGCCATGATGTTGACCAATAGAAACAAAGAATGGATGACCAAAATGCCGGACATGATGAAGAACAACAGTATGTTCTTCGCGGTTGGTGCAGCACACCTTATGGGAAAGAACGGCATCCTACAATTGCTCAAGGACAAAGGGTATACTTTAACACCGATCTTGAATTAA